The DNA window ATAAAGATAAAACAGAAGAAGAAGAACTGCAGATGCGAGGAAAAGAAGATCATTATTTAGCAAAATACCATTAAGTTTTTTAGGAGCTTAATCCCGCTCTCCGCACTCGCTATTTTCTTTTTTCAAAAGAAAATGAGCTCAGACAAATGCTGCGATCGGGGCTAAATAAAGCGCAACAGAACAGATTTAAGACAATAAAATTTACAAATGTTTCACGTGAAACATTTATAAAAAAGAGTAAAAATTAAGGCTTAAAACAAGCAAAAAAAATGATTTCAGAAATATATGATGTAATAGTAGTCGGTGCTGGTCACGCAGGATGTGAAGCAGCCGCTGCAGCAGCCAATTTAGGTTCAAAGACGCTGCTTATTACAATGAATATGCAGACCATCGGACAGATGAGCTGCAACCCTGCAATGGGAGGAATTGCAAAAGGACAGATCGTAAGAGAGATTGATGCGATGGGAGGATATTCCGGAATTGTAGCAGACAAATCTGCGATCCAGTTCAAGATGCTGAATCTTTCAAAAGGTCCTGCCATGTGGTCACCAAGAACACAAAACGACAGAATGCTTTTCGCGGAAGAATGGCGTTTGGCTTTAGAAAATACACCCAATCTTGATTTCTTTCAGGACATGGTAAAGCAGCTTATTATCGAAAATAATAAAGTTGCCGGAGTGGTTACTTCATTAGGAATAGAGATCAAAGGACGTTCTGTAGTTCTTACCAACGGAACTTTCCTTAATGGTTTGATCCACGTTGGAGACAAACAATTAGGAGGCGGAAGAATGGGCGAACCAAGAGCTTTCGGAATTACAGAACAGCTCGTTTCTTTAGGCTTTGAAGCAGGAAGAATGAAGACAGGTACCCCACCCCGCGTAGACGGAAGAAGTCTGGATTATTCTAAAATGGAAGAACAGAAAGGAGATGAAAATCCTCAAAAATTCAGCTACTTAGATACCCCTAAATTAACCAAACAATTAAGCTGCCACATCGTTTATACCAATGAAACTGTACATGATATTTTACGTGAAGGTTTCGACAGAAGCCCAATGTTCAATGGTACGATCCAAAGCTTAGGACCAAGATATTGTCCGAGTATTGAAGATAAGATCAACCGTTTTGCAGAGAGAAACAGACACCAGTTGTTTGTAGAACCTGAAGGATGGAAAACAGTAGAGATCTATGTAAACGGATTCAGTTCTTCCCTTCCGGAAGATGTGCAGATCAAAGCAATGAAACATATTCCGGGATTTGAAAACGTAAAGGTATTCCGTCCGGGCTATGCCATTGAATATGATTACTTCCCTCCTACCCAATTGAAGCATACCTTGGAAACAAAATTAATTGATAATTTGTACTTCGCGGGACAGATCAACGGGACAACAGGATATGAAGAAGCAGCCGGACAAGGTCTTATTGCCGGAATCAACGCTCACAACAAAGTAAAAGAACAGGATGAATTTATCCTTAACAGAGACGAAGCTTACATCGGAGTTTTAATTGATGATCTTATCACAAAAGGAACAGAAGAGCCGTACAGAATGTTTACCTCAAGAGCAGAATACAGACTTCTTTTAAGACAGGATAACGCAGACATCAGATTAACACAAAAAGCCTTTGATTTAGGTCTGGCTAAAGAAGAACGACTAAAAAGAGTAAACGAGAAAGTCGCTCAGAGTGAGGAACTTGAAAACTTCCTTCGCGAAACTTCTTTAAAACCGGGAGTAATTAATCCTATTCTGGAAACTATCGAAAGTAGTCCTGTTGATCAGGCTTACAGAGCAGCGCAAATTCTTACCAGACCCAATATGACGTTGGAAAAGCTGGATCAGATCGACTTTATCAACGAAGTTTCTTCTAAATTTGATGATGAAGTAAGAGAACAGGCAGAAGTGAATATCAAATACAGAGGCTATATTGAAAAAGAAAAAGAAAATGTTGCCAAACTGAACCGTCTGGAAAACATTAAAATTCCGGAAGATTTCGATTATACAAAGATCTCAAGTCTTTCCGCAGAAGCCAAACAGAAGATGACGAATGTTAAACCAAAAACAATTGCACAGGCTGGAAGAATCAGCGGAGTTTCGCCAGCAGATATTAACGTTTTATTAGTTTATTTAGGGCGATAAAACGAAAATGTTTCACGTGAAACATTCATAAAAATACAATCAAAAATTAAGGTATTTATGAGCTTATACAAAGGTCTGAATATCTTAATTTTTAATTTTAAAGAAAAATCAAATGAAAATAAAAGATCATTTTCTATCTCAGGAAATTTTTGAAATTATTGAAACAGATACCAAAGGAGTTTTCAAAACCTCCCCTATTCCATCCAATATTTCAAAATATTATGAAAGTGAAGATTATATTTCCCATCATCAGGATTCCGGAAGTCTTAAAGAAAAACTGTATAAATTTTTACAGTCCTTTAATTTGCAGTACAAAAAAAATATCCTTTTAGACCGAATCAGCAAAGGATCAAAAGTTTTGGATTACGGTTGCGGAGCCGGAGAATTTGTAAAGTTTATAGAAAATGATTTCGAAACTTTCGGTTTTGAACCGGATGCAGATGCAAGAAAAGCAGCGCAGAATAAAATTTCAAAAGCTGCTATTTTAGATAATATTCATTCCATTGAAGATAAAAGTCTGGACGCAATTACTTTATGGCATGTTTTTGAACATATCGAAAATCAGGACGAGATGCTGGAAATTTTCAACCGTAAACTGAAAGACAAAGGACTGTTGATTATTGCCGTTCCCAATCCTACTTCTTACGATGCGAAACATTATAAAGAATATTGGGCGGCGTATGATGTTCCGAGACACATCTATCATTTTTCAAAAAAAGGTATGGAAAATCTGATTGCCAAAAAACCCAACTGGAAAATGAGAAAAATCAAACCGTTGATTTTAGATTCTTATTACATCTCTATGCTAAGCGAAAAATATAAAAAATCAACCCTGTTTTGGCTAAATGCAACGATCTTCGGAACGATTTCTAACGTAAAAGCCCTTTTTTCGAACGAATTTTCAAGTTTGATATACATTATCGAAAAAAAGTAGAAAATCGAAATTTAAGCCATTTCTGAAGGTCGATTTTTCAGAATTTGAGTCATGAAAATCAAAATCCCGGGAAATTGTCCGGGATTTTATTTTTTATCGACTCCCCTACCCTAGTCAAATTTTCAGAATATATTTTTCACAAAACTAAATTTTTTGAAAAATCACTCCAGAATTTTAAAATCTGTTAGTAAAAAGTTAGTAACTCAAGATTTGAACATATTTTTTACCATAAGACTTTTCGCAAAAATTAAATTTGAATTTTATGTGAATGAGAAAAATCAAAAATATTCTAAAAACTTCAATTTTTAGCTATTTGAGAATTTTGAAAATTTTGATCAATACAACCATTATCTTATTTTTTTACTTTAAGATTAATTTTCAAAATAGCACACATACGAGCAACTAAGTAAAAAATGAATCAGCAAAAAAATTTAATCCATTCAGAATTTCAATTCACAAGTAATCTTCATAATTTGAAAAATTATTTATAGATACATCAAAAATGAAAATTTTTAATTTGCTCTTCGTATTCTAAATTGAAAATAAAAAATTCCTTTTTCATAATAATTAAAAAAACTTTGAGTTCTTCGCTGAGTGAAACGCCTTTGGGAACTTAAAAACAGCTGGTATATAAAAAAATCTTAGCGATACTTTGCGTTAAAAAGTAGTAATATTAATAACACATAATCAAATAAAAAAATTTCAAGTTGAGCAAAAATAAAAGTCCACCGAAAAAATCAGCGGACTTAAGATATATAAATTAATTTTCTTAATTGTTAATGGCAGCAACACCCGGAAGTTCCAAACCTTCCAGACTTTCCAACATCGCTCCTCCTCCGGTAGAAACATAACTTACTTTTTCTCCGTAACCGAATTGCTTCACAAACGCAACACTGTCTCCTCCTCCAACTAAAGAGAAAGCTCCCAATTTTGTAGCTTCGGCAATACTGTCTCCCAACGCAACTGTTCCTGCAGCAAAGTTAGACATTTCGAAAACTCCGATCGGTCCGTTCCAAAGAATCGTTCTGGAATTTAACAATACATCATTAAACTGATCTCTCGATTTCGGACCTGCATCCAGTCCCATCCAACCTTCAGGAATTTCGTAAATATCCACTTCTTTTCTGTCGGCATCATTACTGAAACTTTCAGCAATTACTGTATCAGACGGAAGATAAACTTTTACTTTATGTTCCTTCGCTTTTTCTAAAATCTCCAGTGCTAAAGGTAACTTATCTTCTTCCACTAATGAAGTTCCGATCTTTCCGCCTAAAGCCTTAATGAAAGTAAACGCCATTCCTCCTCCGATGATTAAATTATCAACTGCCGGTAAAATATTTTCTATAATGGTAATTTTAGTTGAAACTTTAGAACCACCAAGAATAGCTGTAACAGGTCTTTCACCGCTTTTTAATACTTTATCAATTGCCTGAAGCTCTTTAGCCATCAGTAAACCGAAAAATTTAGTTGATGGAAAAAATTTAGCAATAACCGCCGTTGAAGCATGTGCTCTGTGAGCTGTCCCGAATGCATCATTCACATATGCATCTGCTAATTTAGAAAGCTGTTCTGCAAAAGCTTCATCACCTTTTTCCTCTTCGTTATGAAAACGCAGATTCTCCAGCAAAAGAATTTCCCCCGCCTTAAGCTCAGAAGCAGCCTTTTCAGCCTTTTCTCCTACACATTCGTCTACAAACTTAACTTCATGTCCTAAAACCTCAGAAACTTCGTCTACGATATGTTTCAGCGAAAACTCGTCTTTAACCTCCCCTTTTGGTCTTCCCAAGTGAGCCATCAGAATTACAGAACCACCATCTTTAAGGATTTTATCCACGGTCGGCTTTACCGCAACAATTCTCGTATTGTCTGTAACTTTCATCTGGTCGTCCTGCGGAACATTGAAATCCACTCTTACAAGCGCCTTCTTTTCATTGAAATTGAAATCATTGATTGTTTTCATATGTACATTTTATATTTTTTCGGGTGAAGTGAACCGACTTTGAGAATCCATTGGCTTCATTTTTTCCGGCAGGTCGGGTTCATTCATTTCTTTCAAATTTTGTTTCACAAATGTAAGATTTTAAAATTTTCAGAACGATTCAAGCTTTGAAAAGTTTTCAAAAAGTTTCCCGCAGACTCATCATTCATCAATCAACATAATTTCTTTTCTCTTAAAAAAAGAAAATGATACTGTTGTTGAGTATTGTTAGTTTAGGGGATAAATTTTAATGAAATAATTTACCACATTTAATTTTAAGCCAATTCACAACTTATATACATTGTAATTAGCTGATATAACAGTATTTCACATCGTTATTAACAAATGTGGGTAACTTTATAAAAACATTATTATTAATAAATATTTTATGGAAAATCCTGAGAATTCTCCCCAATAACTTTGTGTAAAAAAATGTGGGATCTATGAAAGTAAAATTCCATTACAAAATTTTTCAATGTTACGAAACTTTAGTTTTAGAACTTTTTTCAACAGTTACCCACAAGCGTTTTCACAATTAACTCGCAAAAATTTAAGACTTATCCACATTATACTTAACTTTGTGTGGAATAAATCTATTAAAGGCTTAATACAAGTATTATGAAAAGAAAAATAGCAATTGCTGCAGACCATGCAGGCTATGAATACAAGGAGATTGTTAAGAACTATCTTTCAGAACGATTTGAAATTCAGGATTTTGGCACGTTTTCCACAGACAGTGTGGATTATCCGGACTTTGTACACCCCGCTGCTACATCTGTTGAAAACGGAGAAAATGAACTTGGAATTTTGCTATGCGGAAGCGGAAACGGAGTTCAGATCACCGCCAACAAACATCAGAAGATTCGCTGCGCACTTTGCTGGATGCCGGAGATTGCTTCCTTAGCAAGACAGCATAATGATGCCAATATGATTTCGATCCCTGCGAGATTTATATCAAAGGAACTGGCTATTGAAATTGCTGAAAAATTCCTTTCTACTGACTTTGAAGGAGGTAGACATCAGAACAGAGTTGATAAAATTCCATTTTGTTAA is part of the Chryseobacterium indicum genome and encodes:
- the mnmG gene encoding tRNA uridine-5-carboxymethylaminomethyl(34) synthesis enzyme MnmG, with amino-acid sequence MISEIYDVIVVGAGHAGCEAAAAAANLGSKTLLITMNMQTIGQMSCNPAMGGIAKGQIVREIDAMGGYSGIVADKSAIQFKMLNLSKGPAMWSPRTQNDRMLFAEEWRLALENTPNLDFFQDMVKQLIIENNKVAGVVTSLGIEIKGRSVVLTNGTFLNGLIHVGDKQLGGGRMGEPRAFGITEQLVSLGFEAGRMKTGTPPRVDGRSLDYSKMEEQKGDENPQKFSYLDTPKLTKQLSCHIVYTNETVHDILREGFDRSPMFNGTIQSLGPRYCPSIEDKINRFAERNRHQLFVEPEGWKTVEIYVNGFSSSLPEDVQIKAMKHIPGFENVKVFRPGYAIEYDYFPPTQLKHTLETKLIDNLYFAGQINGTTGYEEAAGQGLIAGINAHNKVKEQDEFILNRDEAYIGVLIDDLITKGTEEPYRMFTSRAEYRLLLRQDNADIRLTQKAFDLGLAKEERLKRVNEKVAQSEELENFLRETSLKPGVINPILETIESSPVDQAYRAAQILTRPNMTLEKLDQIDFINEVSSKFDDEVREQAEVNIKYRGYIEKEKENVAKLNRLENIKIPEDFDYTKISSLSAEAKQKMTNVKPKTIAQAGRISGVSPADINVLLVYLGR
- a CDS encoding class I SAM-dependent methyltransferase translates to MKIKDHFLSQEIFEIIETDTKGVFKTSPIPSNISKYYESEDYISHHQDSGSLKEKLYKFLQSFNLQYKKNILLDRISKGSKVLDYGCGAGEFVKFIENDFETFGFEPDADARKAAQNKISKAAILDNIHSIEDKSLDAITLWHVFEHIENQDEMLEIFNRKLKDKGLLIIAVPNPTSYDAKHYKEYWAAYDVPRHIYHFSKKGMENLIAKKPNWKMRKIKPLILDSYYISMLSEKYKKSTLFWLNATIFGTISNVKALFSNEFSSLIYIIEKK
- a CDS encoding phosphoglycerate kinase — protein: MKTINDFNFNEKKALVRVDFNVPQDDQMKVTDNTRIVAVKPTVDKILKDGGSVILMAHLGRPKGEVKDEFSLKHIVDEVSEVLGHEVKFVDECVGEKAEKAASELKAGEILLLENLRFHNEEEKGDEAFAEQLSKLADAYVNDAFGTAHRAHASTAVIAKFFPSTKFFGLLMAKELQAIDKVLKSGERPVTAILGGSKVSTKITIIENILPAVDNLIIGGGMAFTFIKALGGKIGTSLVEEDKLPLALEILEKAKEHKVKVYLPSDTVIAESFSNDADRKEVDIYEIPEGWMGLDAGPKSRDQFNDVLLNSRTILWNGPIGVFEMSNFAAGTVALGDSIAEATKLGAFSLVGGGDSVAFVKQFGYGEKVSYVSTGGGAMLESLEGLELPGVAAINN
- the rpiB gene encoding ribose 5-phosphate isomerase B; the encoded protein is MKRKIAIAADHAGYEYKEIVKNYLSERFEIQDFGTFSTDSVDYPDFVHPAATSVENGENELGILLCGSGNGVQITANKHQKIRCALCWMPEIASLARQHNDANMISIPARFISKELAIEIAEKFLSTDFEGGRHQNRVDKIPFC